In one Candidatus Johnevansia muelleri genomic region, the following are encoded:
- the rplV gene encoding 50S ribosomal protein L22 — protein MEELASVKLYNARISTQKARLLADKVRGKLVYDALNILSFYNKKAAIIIKKILKYAIYNVETKNINIDILYISTIYINRSVFIKRSYARAKGRTDRLMKPSCNIIVKLRLIKDQLYGSKSQSYWN, from the coding sequence ATGGAAGAATTAGCTTCTGTTAAATTATATAACGCTCGTATATCTACTCAAAAGGCTCGTTTGTTAGCAGATAAAGTACGTGGAAAATTAGTATATGATGCATTAAATATTCTTTCTTTTTATAATAAAAAAGCAGCAATAATTATTAAAAAAATTCTTAAATATGCTATTTATAATGTAGAAACTAAAAACATAAATATCGATATACTTTATATTTCAACAATATACATTAATAGAAGCGTTTTTATTAAACGTAGCTATGCTCGTGCTAAGGGTCGTACAGATCGATTAATGAAGCCTAGCTGTAATATTATTGTTAAATTAAGACTAATTAAGGACCAATTATATGGGTCAAAAAGTCAATCCTATTGGAATTAG
- the rpsH gene encoding 30S ribosomal protein S8 translates to MLTRIRNSQKAYREIVFIPYSKIKGKIASILKEEGYIYNYIIEGKKLYIYIKYFKGKPVIENLKIISKQSLRIYKRKHEIIKVANGLGTAIISTSKGIMTDRAARKIGIGGEIICTIF, encoded by the coding sequence ATGTTAACTCGTATTCGTAATTCGCAAAAAGCGTATAGAGAAATAGTTTTTATTCCTTATTCTAAGATTAAAGGAAAAATAGCTAGTATTTTAAAGGAAGAAGGTTATATTTATAATTATATTATTGAAGGTAAAAAATTATATATATATATAAAATATTTTAAAGGTAAACCAGTTATAGAAAATTTAAAAATAATTTCTAAGCAATCTTTGCGGATATATAAAAGAAAACATGAAATTATTAAAGTAGCAAATGGTTTAGGTACAGCAATAATTTCAACTTCTAAAGGCATTATGACAGATCGTGCTGCAAGAAAAATAGGTATAGGTGGTGAAATAATCTGTACTATCTTTTAG
- the rpsN gene encoding 30S ribosomal protein S14, giving the protein MAKKSMIERELKRERLIKKYADMRSKLKKIIKSSTSNDERLNAQKKLQSLPRNSSPVRKRNRCYITGRSKGYYSHFGLCRNKLREIAMRGEIPGLTKSSW; this is encoded by the coding sequence ATGGCAAAAAAAAGTATGATTGAACGTGAATTAAAGCGTGAGAGGTTAATAAAAAAATATGCAGATATGAGATCTAAACTTAAAAAAATAATTAAAAGCAGCACATCTAATGATGAACGTTTAAATGCCCAAAAGAAATTACAAAGTTTACCACGCAACTCTAGTCCTGTACGTAAGCGCAATCGGTGTTATATTACTGGTAGATCTAAGGGTTATTATAGTCATTTTGGTTTGTGTAGGAACAAGCTTAGAGAAATAGCAATGCGTGGTGAGATACCAGGACTTACTAAATCTAGTTGGTAA
- the rpsQ gene encoding 30S ribosomal protein S17, which translates to MEKSIVVLIERIKRHPIYGKYIKRYTKLHVHDDKNNAKFGDTVSILECGPISKKKSWTLLKIIKKAEN; encoded by the coding sequence ATGGAAAAATCTATTGTTGTTCTGATAGAGCGTATTAAGCGTCATCCAATTTATGGTAAATATATTAAAAGATATACAAAGTTACATGTTCATGATGATAAAAATAATGCTAAATTTGGAGATACTGTATCTATTTTAGAATGCGGGCCTATATCAAAAAAGAAATCATGGACACTCCTAAAAATAATAAAGAAAGCAGAAAATTGA
- the rplE gene encoding 50S ribosomal protein L5: MKKILFKKLYKNTLIKNKQNCGYINVMQVQKITKVTLNMGLGKTDNKLIETSISDMKLISGQKPILTKCRKSIADFKIRQGWPIGIKVTLRNSRMWEFIYRLINIVLPRIRDFRGLNKKSFDGRGNYSIGIIEQIIFPEIEYDKLDKIRGLNITLTTNANNDNEGYAILSALNFPFIK, encoded by the coding sequence ATGAAAAAGATTTTGTTTAAAAAACTATATAAAAATACATTAATAAAAAATAAGCAAAATTGTGGTTACATAAATGTTATGCAGGTACAAAAAATTACTAAGGTAACTTTAAATATGGGTTTAGGTAAGACTGATAATAAATTAATTGAAACTTCTATATCTGACATGAAATTAATTTCTGGACAAAAACCAATTCTTACTAAATGTAGAAAGTCAATTGCTGATTTTAAGATAAGGCAAGGATGGCCAATTGGTATAAAAGTTACATTACGAAATAGTCGTATGTGGGAATTTATTTATCGTTTAATCAATATTGTTTTGCCTAGAATAAGAGATTTTCGTGGACTTAATAAAAAATCATTTGATGGTAGAGGAAATTATAGCATAGGTATTATAGAACAAATTATTTTTCCAGAAATAGAGTATGATAAATTAGATAAAATTCGTGGATTAAATATTACACTTACTACTAATGCTAATAATGATAATGAAGGATATGCAATTTTAAGTGCATTAAATTTTCCATTTATTAAATAA
- the rpsC gene encoding 30S ribosomal protein S3, protein MGQKVNPIGIRLGIIKDHMSIWFADRKNYTNKLKIDLQIRYFLEKILKDAYISNIKIMHNQNNMVYVTIYTDNPGIIIGKQGEDIDYIRNDLMLLTGVNVFINIEEIPHPEIDAKIIAQNIANQLDRRILFRRVIKRSIQTAMRLGIKGIKIQLSGRLGGSEIARTEWQREGRVPLHTLRADIDYAQNESYTNYGVIGIKVWVFKNEIFGGIEEVRLKNNTIKVNVNGDN, encoded by the coding sequence ATGGGTCAAAAAGTCAATCCTATTGGAATTAGACTAGGTATTATTAAAGATCATATGTCTATATGGTTTGCAGACAGAAAAAATTATACTAATAAACTTAAGATAGATTTACAAATTAGATATTTTTTAGAAAAAATATTAAAAGACGCATATATTAGTAATATTAAAATAATGCATAATCAAAATAATATGGTTTATGTTACTATATATACTGATAATCCAGGCATTATAATAGGAAAACAAGGAGAAGATATAGATTATATCCGTAATGATTTAATGTTATTAACAGGCGTTAATGTATTTATTAATATTGAAGAAATACCACATCCTGAAATAGACGCTAAAATTATTGCACAAAATATTGCAAATCAACTAGACAGACGTATTCTGTTTCGCCGTGTAATTAAACGGTCAATTCAAACCGCTATGCGTTTAGGTATTAAAGGTATAAAAATTCAATTATCTGGACGTTTAGGAGGGTCTGAAATTGCACGGACAGAATGGCAGAGAGAAGGTCGTGTTCCACTTCATACTTTACGTGCTGATATTGACTACGCTCAAAATGAATCTTATACTAATTATGGTGTTATAGGAATAAAAGTTTGGGTTTTTAAAAATGAAATTTTTGGAGGAATTGAGGAAGTGCGGCTAAAAAATAATACAATTAAAGTTAATGTAAATGGAGATAATTAG
- the rpmC gene encoding 50S ribosomal protein L29: protein MSKNKNFCKESKSLLKEKLLYFLGEQFKLRIKKNIGKLNNVHLLNNMRINIARIKTLIREK, encoded by the coding sequence ATGAGTAAAAATAAAAATTTTTGTAAAGAATCAAAATCTTTACTTAAAGAAAAGTTATTATATTTTTTAGGAGAGCAATTTAAATTACGCATTAAAAAAAATATTGGAAAATTAAATAATGTCCATCTATTAAATAATATGCGTATAAATATTGCTAGAATAAAAACTTTGATTAGAGAAAAATAG
- the rplP gene encoding 50S ribosomal protein L16 has translation MLQPKRTKFRKQQKGRNRGIAHRGNNINFGEFGLKAITHGRLTARQIEAGRRAITHHVKRIGKLWVRSFPDKPISKKPMEVRMGKGKGSVEYWVDNIKPGRVLYEIEGVSEILAREAFKLAAHKMPISTTFINRVI, from the coding sequence ATGTTACAACCAAAACGTACTAAATTTAGGAAACAACAAAAAGGACGTAATAGGGGGATTGCACATCGTGGTAACAATATTAATTTTGGAGAATTTGGTCTTAAAGCGATAACTCATGGTCGTCTAACTGCACGTCAGATTGAAGCAGGTAGACGTGCTATTACACATCATGTAAAGAGAATTGGTAAACTTTGGGTTCGATCATTTCCAGATAAACCTATTTCTAAAAAACCTATGGAAGTTCGTATGGGAAAAGGAAAAGGTTCAGTAGAATACTGGGTTGATAATATTAAACCGGGGAGAGTGCTTTATGAAATTGAAGGAGTATCAGAAATATTAGCACGTGAAGCATTTAAACTGGCGGCCCACAAAATGCCTATATCCACTACATTTATTAATAGGGTGATATGA
- the rplB gene encoding 50S ribosomal protein L2, with protein MIIVKTKPTSPGRRHLVKIIKQGLYNGRPNELLIERQTSSGGRNNNGRITTRHMGGRHRRHYRLIDFKRNKYNVPAIVERVEYDPNRSAHIAMLKYIDGERRYIIAPKNVYIGDKLESGNNSAIRNGNNLQLRNIPIGTIIHCIELKPGKGAQLIRSAGTSAQLIAHTDNYATVRLCSGEVRLILLECRATIGEIGHSEHNLRKLGKAGAKRWKGLRPTVRGVAMNPIDHPHGGGEGRTSGGRHPVTPWGVPTKGYKTRKNKCTDKLIIRRINIK; from the coding sequence ATGATAATTGTAAAAACTAAACCTACATCTCCAGGTCGTAGACACTTGGTAAAGATTATAAAACAGGGATTATATAATGGTCGCCCTAATGAATTATTAATAGAACGTCAAACTAGTAGTGGGGGTCGAAATAATAACGGTAGGATTACTACCCGACATATGGGTGGGAGGCATCGTAGGCACTATCGCTTAATTGATTTTAAGCGTAATAAATATAATGTTCCAGCAATTGTAGAAAGAGTAGAATATGATCCCAATCGTAGTGCACATATTGCTATGCTGAAATATATAGATGGTGAACGTAGGTATATAATTGCACCTAAAAATGTTTATATAGGAGATAAACTGGAATCTGGGAATAATTCTGCTATACGCAATGGTAATAATTTACAATTACGCAATATTCCAATTGGAACAATTATTCATTGTATTGAACTTAAACCTGGGAAAGGTGCACAACTAATTCGGAGTGCAGGTACTAGTGCTCAATTAATTGCTCATACAGATAATTATGCAACTGTACGTTTATGCTCTGGTGAAGTACGTCTAATTTTATTAGAATGTCGTGCAACAATTGGAGAAATAGGACACTCAGAACATAATCTACGCAAATTAGGTAAAGCTGGTGCAAAACGATGGAAAGGTTTACGGCCTACTGTTCGGGGCGTTGCTATGAATCCTATTGATCATCCACATGGTGGTGGTGAAGGACGTACAAGTGGAGGACGTCATCCAGTTACTCCTTGGGGGGTACCTACTAAAGGTTATAAGACTCGTAAAAATAAATGTACGGATAAGTTAATTATCCGACGCATTAATATTAAATAA
- the rpsS gene encoding 30S ribosomal protein S19, whose translation MIRSIKKGPFVDLHLLNKVNTVIKTNERKPIKTWSRRSIIIPIMVGITIAIHNGRQHIPIYITENMVGHKLGEFSPTRTFNSHTADKKPQSQKSDDKTPQPPKSDDKKPQPPKSDDKKPQPPKSDDKKPQTPKSDDKKPQPPKSDDKKTKPQKSDDKKHKKSDDKTIKPQKSDDKKHKKSDDKKTQPPKSDDKKPKNPKSDYKKTKPQKSYDKKNKK comes from the coding sequence GTGATACGTTCAATTAAAAAAGGTCCTTTTGTTGACCTTCATCTTTTAAATAAAGTTAATACTGTTATTAAAACTAATGAGCGTAAACCAATTAAAACTTGGTCACGCAGATCAATTATAATACCTATTATGGTAGGAATTACTATAGCTATACACAATGGTAGACAGCATATTCCAATATATATAACTGAAAACATGGTTGGGCATAAACTTGGTGAATTTTCTCCTACTCGTACATTTAATAGCCATACAGCGGATAAAAAACCTCAAAGTCAAAAATCAGATGATAAAACCCCTCAACCTCCAAAATCAGATGATAAAAAACCTCAACCTCCAAAATCAGATGATAAAAAACCTCAACCTCCAAAATCAGATGATAAAAAACCTCAAACTCCAAAATCAGATGATAAAAAACCTCAACCTCCAAAATCAGATGATAAAAAAACTAAACCTCAAAAATCAGATGATAAAAAACATAAAAAATCAGATGATAAAACAATTAAACCTCAAAAATCAGATGATAAAAAACATAAAAAATCAGATGATAAAAAAACTCAACCTCCAAAATCAGATGATAAAAAACCTAAAAATCCAAAATCAGATTATAAAAAAACTAAACCTCAAAAATCATATGATAAAAAAAATAAAAAATAA
- the rplX gene encoding 50S ribosomal protein L24, with amino-acid sequence MLKRKDNIRIISGKEKGNTGFVKDVIKNCKIIVKGFHIVKRNIKKSNFNGKSQPGHQIYCEAPIHHSNLAINKSESQKSESKYNLYLKIKYKLRIK; translated from the coding sequence ATGCTAAAACGTAAAGATAATATTAGAATAATATCTGGAAAAGAAAAGGGAAATACAGGATTTGTAAAAGATGTTATTAAAAATTGTAAAATTATTGTTAAAGGTTTTCATATTGTAAAGCGAAATATAAAAAAATCAAATTTTAATGGAAAATCACAGCCAGGTCATCAGATATACTGCGAAGCTCCAATACATCATTCTAATTTAGCTATAAATAAATCAGAATCCCAAAAATCAGAATCCAAATATAATTTATATTTAAAAATAAAGTATAAACTGCGTATAAAGTAA
- the rplN gene encoding 50S ribosomal protein L14 — protein MIQNQTTLDVADNSGARKVQCIKVLGGSNRRYANIGDIIKVTVKEAIPRGRVKKGQVIKALIVRTRNGIRRYDGSLIKFDRNAAVLINNTSEQPIGTRVFGPVTRELRNEKFMKIISLANEVL, from the coding sequence ATGATTCAAAATCAAACAACATTAGATGTTGCAGATAATAGTGGTGCACGTAAAGTTCAGTGCATTAAAGTTCTTGGAGGATCTAATCGACGTTATGCAAATATTGGTGATATAATTAAAGTAACGGTAAAAGAAGCTATCCCTAGAGGTCGTGTAAAGAAAGGACAAGTTATAAAAGCTTTAATTGTACGTACTCGTAATGGAATTCGTCGTTATGATGGATCTTTAATTAAATTTGATAGAAATGCAGCAGTATTAATTAATAATACTAGTGAGCAGCCAATTGGAACACGTGTTTTTGGCCCAGTTACTCGTGAACTTCGCAATGAAAAATTTATGAAAATAATTTCATTAGCTAATGAAGTTTTATAA